The proteins below are encoded in one region of Desulfomicrobium apsheronum:
- the yajC gene encoding preprotein translocase subunit YajC translates to MFFENLAHAMGQAPAAGGQPGNPLMTFMPLILMFVIFYFLLIRPQQKKQKEHKQMLENLTRGDRVVTAGGLHGRVVEAKEDVLTLDLGNDMHVQVGRGFISGLVPADGGSKPKDKKK, encoded by the coding sequence ATGTTTTTTGAAAATCTCGCCCATGCCATGGGACAGGCCCCTGCGGCCGGAGGTCAGCCCGGCAATCCGCTGATGACCTTCATGCCCCTTATCTTGATGTTCGTGATCTTTTATTTTCTGCTTATCCGCCCGCAGCAGAAAAAGCAGAAAGAGCACAAACAGATGCTTGAGAATCTGACCCGCGGCGATCGCGTGGTCACCGCCGGTGGATTGCATGGCCGCGTGGTCGAGGCCAAGGAAGATGTCCTGACCCTTGATCTCGGCAATGACATGCACGTCCAGGTCGGTCGCGGTTTCATTTCTGGTCTCGTCCCTGCCGATGGCGGCAGCAAGCCCAAGGACAAGAAAAAGTAG
- the secD gene encoding protein translocase subunit SecD yields MGSLRWRALLAAFVIFLALIHVLPSIPSVRNSSLGALLPSDEIGLGLDLKGGIHLTLGVDLDAALGNAVTSIGQDLRLEAREKKIPVLRPRLLDSRRLEFTLLKQEQRTELDALLAARFGSMEIISTDDGGNGQLRYVLGVTPEYVKYLQDLTMDQALKTIRNRIDQFGVAEPDIRKQQGNRIIVQLPGLDDPKRAINIIGRTAHLEFKLVDDGADVQAAVAGTVPAESELAYLQDKRGASEVKTPIVLKSEVVLTGEYITDANVQFDSYGQAYVGMNFNARGARIFEEVTGANIKKRLAIVLDGTVHSAPVIQDRIGGGRASITGQFTTEEAHDLAVVLRAGSLPAPVNILEERSVGPSLGQESIDKGIMAASIGGLLVVVFMSIYYRRAGLIAAFEIILDICLILAGLAAFGATLTLPGIAGIILTLGMAVDANVLIYERIREELRRGESVAAAINNGFNRATQTIIDSNVTTIIAAVILYQFGTGPVRGFAVTLTLGILASMFTAIFVSRIFFDSWLARRQPGTQPSI; encoded by the coding sequence ATGGGTAGTTTGCGCTGGAGGGCATTGCTTGCCGCGTTCGTGATTTTTTTGGCCCTGATACATGTTCTGCCCTCAATTCCCTCGGTTCGGAATTCATCGCTGGGGGCGCTGCTTCCTTCTGATGAAATCGGCCTAGGACTTGACCTCAAAGGCGGAATTCATCTGACTCTGGGTGTGGATCTTGATGCCGCTTTGGGCAATGCCGTCACCAGCATTGGGCAGGATCTGCGCCTTGAAGCCCGGGAAAAGAAAATTCCGGTCCTGCGCCCGCGTCTTCTGGACAGTCGAAGGCTCGAATTCACGCTGCTCAAGCAGGAGCAGCGGACGGAACTGGATGCGCTGCTGGCTGCCCGCTTCGGCAGCATGGAGATCATTTCCACCGACGATGGCGGTAACGGGCAGCTGCGCTATGTGCTGGGCGTCACCCCTGAGTATGTGAAGTATCTCCAGGATCTGACCATGGATCAGGCCCTCAAGACCATCCGCAACCGCATCGACCAGTTCGGAGTTGCCGAGCCCGACATCCGCAAGCAGCAGGGCAATCGCATTATCGTCCAGCTGCCGGGCCTTGACGATCCCAAGCGGGCCATCAACATCATCGGACGCACCGCACATCTGGAATTCAAGCTGGTCGACGACGGCGCCGACGTGCAGGCCGCAGTGGCCGGAACGGTTCCTGCCGAGAGCGAGCTTGCCTATTTGCAGGACAAGAGGGGCGCCTCGGAAGTCAAGACGCCCATCGTGCTCAAATCCGAGGTCGTGCTCACCGGCGAGTACATCACCGACGCCAACGTGCAGTTCGATTCCTACGGGCAGGCATATGTAGGCATGAATTTCAACGCGCGCGGAGCCCGCATCTTCGAAGAGGTCACCGGCGCGAACATCAAGAAGCGTCTGGCCATCGTGCTCGACGGCACGGTTCATTCCGCGCCCGTCATCCAGGACCGCATCGGCGGCGGCCGTGCATCCATCACCGGACAGTTCACCACCGAAGAGGCCCATGATCTGGCCGTGGTGCTTCGGGCCGGTTCCCTGCCCGCTCCGGTGAACATTCTCGAAGAGCGATCGGTTGGACCTTCCCTTGGACAGGAATCCATCGACAAAGGCATTATGGCCGCATCGATCGGCGGCTTGCTGGTGGTGGTCTTCATGTCGATCTACTATCGCCGAGCCGGACTGATCGCGGCATTCGAGATCATCCTCGACATTTGCCTCATCCTGGCTGGCCTTGCGGCGTTCGGTGCCACGCTGACCCTGCCCGGCATCGCGGGCATCATCCTGACGCTGGGCATGGCCGTTGACGCCAACGTGCTCATCTACGAGCGCATCCGTGAAGAGCTCCGGCGCGGCGAGTCCGTGGCCGCCGCCATCAACAACGGCTTCAACCGGGCGACCCAGACCATCATCGACTCCAACGTGACCACGATCATCGCCGCAGTCATCCTGTACCAGTTCGGTACCGGCCCTGTGCGCGGCTTTGCCGTCACCCTGACGCTCGGCATCCTGGCGTCCATGTTCACGGCCATTTTCGTGTCCCGTATCTTCTTCGACTCCTGGCTGGCCAGACGGCAGCCCGGCACCCAACCGAGCATTTAA
- the secF gene encoding protein translocase subunit SecF: MSFEIIKRDTNIDFVGMRKYAYVLSAVLLLAGFLSLLVKGGPQYGIDFAGGFNVQVKFSQSVELDKIRMALDSPALTGLVVQDFGDAGDHEILLRASFSEQTANQVREAVNTGLESAFPGVTHEIQRLEMVGPKVGADLREKALEAIFYAVLLIATYISGRFEQKWMVAGLMAAGLASVVYVLDFLNAPTSLSVIVATVAALVLCVVLRLKYALGAIVALIHDVMIPLGLFSLLNKDVDLTIIAALLTIVGYSLNDTIIIYDRIRENIRAKVSPSLDVVINKSVNQTMSRTLITAGTTFVAVFSLYVFGGGVIHDFALTMLVGVVAGTYSSVFVGAPILAFFKPRIDVDEHPAPATA; encoded by the coding sequence ATGTCCTTTGAAATTATCAAACGCGACACGAACATCGACTTTGTCGGGATGCGTAAGTACGCGTATGTCCTTTCCGCCGTGCTGCTTCTGGCCGGGTTCCTGTCCCTGCTCGTCAAGGGCGGCCCGCAATACGGCATCGATTTCGCCGGCGGCTTCAACGTCCAGGTCAAGTTCAGCCAGTCCGTTGAGCTGGACAAGATCCGCATGGCCCTCGACAGCCCCGCCCTGACCGGTCTTGTGGTCCAGGATTTTGGCGACGCCGGGGATCACGAGATCCTGCTGCGGGCGTCCTTTTCCGAGCAGACCGCCAATCAGGTCCGTGAAGCCGTGAATACCGGGCTTGAGTCCGCCTTCCCCGGGGTGACCCATGAAATTCAGCGTCTTGAAATGGTCGGCCCAAAGGTGGGCGCCGATCTGCGCGAGAAAGCCCTGGAGGCCATTTTCTACGCGGTCCTGCTCATAGCCACCTACATCTCCGGACGTTTCGAGCAGAAGTGGATGGTTGCCGGACTCATGGCCGCCGGACTGGCTTCGGTTGTCTACGTGCTTGATTTTCTCAATGCGCCCACAAGCCTGTCCGTCATCGTCGCGACCGTCGCGGCCCTGGTGCTGTGTGTCGTCTTGCGACTCAAGTACGCTCTTGGAGCCATTGTCGCTCTTATCCATGACGTCATGATTCCGCTGGGACTCTTCTCCCTGCTGAACAAGGATGTCGATCTGACCATCATCGCGGCGCTCCTGACCATTGTCGGCTATTCCCTGAACGATACCATCATCATCTACGACCGCATTCGTGAGAACATCCGGGCCAAGGTTTCGCCTTCCCTTGACGTTGTCATCAACAAGTCGGTCAACCAGACCATGTCCCGTACGCTCATCACCGCAGGCACGACCTTCGTGGCCGTGTTCTCCCTGTATGTCTTTGGTGGCGGCGTGATTCATGATTTCGCACTGACCATGCTCGTCGGTGTTGTGGCGGGCACCTATTCGTCCGTATTCGTGGGCGCTCCGATTCTGGCCTTCTTCAAGCCCCGCATCGATGTCGATGAGCATCCCGCACCTGCCACTGCCTGA
- a CDS encoding sulfite exporter TauE/SafE family protein: MSKRFRVLVLSALFVLVSVVGPLWAQQEAGAPAAAQTEVTAQAAAAPEAPKAAVTGSKLEQAIAKAPVGAEPGQIDTAKPAGFLGIPGAPQINPIMALLWAVWVGWIFSTVGAFGGVMAGVGHVTVFGLGAYAKGFKSTAPDLNKTVTDSIRASNQFLVGLSALISSINYGKMGRLVLPLGLALGAGSLLGAWGSATLSAGKVSFSAYQGWFGFFVLALGCYLLWETSPAGQSKKVKAKQAAQAFEAAVKAQRTGGGPAPTGVKVLGITFSKVQFTFCGVEFSFNPVLPVVGGVVISALAAFLGVGGGFLLVPFLTSITQLPMYLAAGTSALAVLVSMVTSILTLMTKGTPVDWVLIGTEMVGVAIGSIVGPHTSKYFSDKLLKRIFIVLAFYVGIDYILKGFFNVRVIELLFG, encoded by the coding sequence ATGTCTAAACGTTTTCGTGTTCTGGTTTTGTCCGCTCTGTTTGTGCTTGTGAGCGTTGTCGGCCCTCTCTGGGCGCAGCAGGAAGCTGGCGCACCCGCCGCTGCTCAGACAGAAGTAACCGCCCAGGCCGCTGCCGCGCCTGAAGCACCCAAGGCAGCCGTCACCGGTTCCAAGCTGGAGCAGGCCATTGCCAAGGCTCCCGTGGGAGCAGAACCCGGTCAGATCGATACAGCCAAGCCCGCCGGTTTTCTGGGCATCCCCGGCGCTCCCCAGATCAATCCCATCATGGCGCTGCTCTGGGCGGTGTGGGTAGGCTGGATTTTCTCCACTGTCGGCGCTTTTGGCGGCGTCATGGCCGGTGTCGGCCACGTGACTGTTTTTGGACTTGGCGCCTACGCCAAGGGCTTCAAGAGCACCGCTCCCGATCTGAACAAGACCGTGACCGACTCCATCCGCGCGTCCAACCAATTCCTTGTAGGTCTGTCCGCCCTTATTTCTTCCATCAACTACGGCAAGATGGGACGCCTTGTGCTGCCTCTGGGCCTGGCCCTTGGCGCCGGTTCGCTGCTTGGCGCATGGGGTTCCGCAACCCTGTCGGCTGGCAAGGTTTCCTTCTCCGCGTATCAGGGTTGGTTCGGTTTCTTCGTGTTGGCTCTTGGTTGCTACCTGTTGTGGGAGACATCTCCTGCCGGTCAGTCCAAAAAGGTCAAGGCCAAGCAGGCCGCGCAGGCTTTTGAAGCCGCTGTCAAGGCTCAGCGCACCGGCGGCGGCCCCGCCCCGACCGGCGTCAAGGTTCTCGGAATCACCTTTTCCAAGGTTCAGTTCACGTTCTGCGGCGTCGAGTTCAGCTTCAACCCCGTGCTGCCCGTCGTCGGCGGTGTTGTCATCTCCGCCCTGGCGGCCTTCCTGGGTGTTGGCGGCGGCTTCCTGCTGGTGCCTTTCCTGACCAGCATTACCCAGCTGCCCATGTACCTGGCTGCCGGCACCTCCGCCCTGGCCGTTCTGGTCAGCATGGTCACCAGTATCCTGACCCTCATGACCAAGGGCACTCCCGTTGACTGGGTTCTCATCGGTACGGAAATGGTTGGTGTCGCCATCGGCTCCATCGTCGGTCCCCATACCTCCAAGTACTTTTCCGACAAACTGCTCAAGCGCATCTTCATCGTTCTTGCCTTCTATGTAGGCATTGACTATATCTTGAAGGGCTTCTTTAACGTCCGCGTTATCGAACTTCTGTTCGGCTAG
- the nadB gene encoding L-aspartate oxidase, which yields MTPTRMKTEVLVIGSGIAGCTAAICLADKGHEVTLLSSGPSLDNGNTALAQGGIVYGSSEDSPEKLAKDIGTAGWEYNYEPAVRHLCEDGPKAVEKILFERVQVPFDRTEQGDWYLTKEGGHGVHRILTCADYTGRAIQDSLVREVLIHPNIRTLYNRTAIDLLATRHHSTKLEFRYQLNNQCVGAYVFNSETNEPNTILADYTVLCTGGLGQIFLHTTNTSSSIGSGMAMAHRAGATVMNLEYIQFHPTSLFHRADRKFLISEAVRGEGARLFNAKGERFMARYDERMELAPRDIVTRAIVDELLKTGEDCVFLDAANYVDQNLRKRFPTIHEKCKQVGVDMSKDPIPVVPAAHYSCGGVLVDNRGRSTLDGLYAAGEIACTGVHGANRLASTSLLEGLLWGMAAAEDIHERYEGSCQLCQRLQDSIADWITSGRTEMEDPALINQDWATIRHTMWNYMGIMRTTPRLERAFEDLRNLNKRLHSFYKSIRICKESVDLFHGCQTAYIVTTAALRNKTSRGCHFRKN from the coding sequence ATGACACCCACCCGCATGAAAACTGAAGTTCTGGTCATCGGCTCGGGAATCGCAGGCTGCACCGCGGCCATCTGTCTGGCCGACAAGGGCCACGAAGTGACCCTGCTCTCTTCGGGCCCCTCTCTGGACAACGGCAATACAGCCCTGGCACAGGGCGGCATCGTCTACGGCAGCAGCGAGGACTCTCCTGAAAAGTTGGCGAAAGACATCGGCACCGCCGGCTGGGAGTACAACTACGAACCGGCCGTGCGCCATCTGTGCGAGGACGGCCCGAAGGCGGTGGAAAAGATCCTGTTTGAGCGCGTGCAGGTCCCCTTCGACCGCACGGAACAGGGGGACTGGTATCTGACCAAGGAAGGCGGCCACGGGGTGCATCGCATCCTGACCTGTGCCGACTACACCGGACGCGCAATCCAGGACAGCCTGGTCCGCGAAGTGCTGATCCATCCCAACATCCGCACCCTCTACAACCGGACGGCCATCGACCTTCTGGCCACGCGCCACCACTCCACCAAACTGGAATTCCGCTACCAACTGAACAACCAGTGCGTCGGAGCCTACGTTTTCAATTCGGAGACAAACGAACCCAACACCATCCTGGCCGACTACACGGTCCTGTGCACTGGCGGACTGGGACAGATTTTCCTGCACACGACCAACACCTCGTCCTCCATCGGATCGGGCATGGCCATGGCCCACCGCGCGGGCGCGACGGTCATGAACCTGGAATACATCCAGTTTCATCCCACCTCGCTTTTCCACCGCGCGGATCGCAAATTTCTCATCTCCGAGGCCGTGCGCGGCGAAGGGGCCCGTCTCTTCAACGCCAAGGGCGAACGCTTCATGGCCCGCTATGATGAACGCATGGAACTGGCCCCCCGCGACATCGTGACCCGGGCCATCGTCGACGAATTGCTCAAGACCGGAGAGGACTGCGTGTTTCTGGACGCCGCCAACTACGTGGACCAGAACCTGCGCAAACGCTTCCCGACAATTCACGAAAAGTGCAAGCAAGTCGGCGTGGACATGTCCAAGGATCCCATCCCGGTGGTGCCCGCCGCACATTATTCCTGCGGCGGGGTGCTGGTCGACAACAGGGGCCGAAGCACCCTCGACGGACTCTATGCGGCCGGTGAGATCGCCTGCACGGGCGTGCACGGGGCCAACCGTCTGGCCTCGACATCACTTCTGGAAGGGCTTTTGTGGGGCATGGCCGCGGCGGAAGACATCCATGAACGCTATGAAGGATCATGCCAATTGTGTCAGCGACTTCAGGATTCCATCGCCGACTGGATCACCTCCGGCAGGACCGAGATGGAGGACCCGGCGCTCATCAACCAAGACTGGGCTACCATCCGACACACCATGTGGAACTACATGGGCATCATGCGCACCACCCCGCGCCTGGAGCGGGCCTTCGAAGACCTGCGCAACCTGAACAAGAGGCTGCACTCCTTCTACAAATCAATCCGCATCTGCAAGGAGTCGGTGGACCTCTTCCATGGCTGTCAGACCGCCTACATCGTGACCACGGCGGCCTTGCGCAACAAGACCAGCCGGGGCTGCCACTTTCGCAAGAACTAG
- the nadA gene encoding quinolinate synthase NadA — protein sequence MNQEISAIRDRLGKELCILAHHYQADEVVRHADILGDSLELARHIDGLEARHIVFCGVHFMAETAAILARPEQKVHIPDLGASCVMAEMVPALLAEEVLSRLNRDGARIIPLTYVNSSAAVKAVCGNHGGSVCTSANAPTMLRWALAQGDGVLFLPDANLGRNTARILGLSENEIERLDIRGQGRFVPAADPARKLYLWPGLCAVHAKFNAGQVTAIRASEPHALIFVHPECDPEVVSMADGAGSTTFLIKAVAEAKSGSTVYVGTEWSLVNRLATRHPDKTIRPLRRALCSNMAKVNETNLARMLQELDTALPVRVEEHIARPARIALERMLTACS from the coding sequence ATGAACCAGGAAATTTCCGCCATCAGGGACAGGCTCGGCAAAGAGCTGTGCATCCTCGCTCATCATTACCAGGCCGACGAGGTTGTCCGGCACGCCGACATCCTGGGAGACTCCCTGGAACTGGCCAGGCACATCGACGGCCTTGAGGCGCGGCACATCGTGTTCTGCGGGGTGCATTTCATGGCCGAAACGGCAGCCATCCTGGCCAGGCCGGAACAGAAGGTGCACATCCCCGACCTCGGGGCCAGCTGCGTCATGGCCGAGATGGTTCCGGCCCTCCTGGCAGAAGAGGTCCTCTCGCGGCTCAACCGCGACGGGGCGCGCATCATCCCCCTGACCTACGTCAACTCCTCCGCCGCCGTGAAGGCCGTCTGCGGCAACCATGGCGGCAGCGTCTGCACCTCGGCCAACGCCCCGACCATGCTGCGCTGGGCCCTTGCCCAGGGGGACGGGGTCCTCTTTTTGCCCGACGCCAACCTCGGCCGCAACACGGCCCGCATCCTCGGTCTGTCCGAAAACGAGATCGAGCGGCTCGACATTCGGGGTCAGGGGCGCTTCGTGCCCGCAGCCGACCCTGCACGCAAACTTTACCTGTGGCCGGGCCTGTGCGCCGTCCACGCCAAATTCAACGCCGGACAGGTGACGGCCATCCGCGCAAGCGAACCCCATGCCCTGATCTTCGTGCACCCCGAATGCGATCCTGAAGTCGTATCCATGGCCGACGGGGCCGGTTCGACCACCTTCCTCATCAAGGCCGTGGCCGAAGCGAAAAGCGGCAGCACGGTCTATGTCGGAACCGAATGGAGCCTGGTCAACCGTCTGGCGACCAGACATCCCGACAAGACCATCCGGCCACTGCGCAGGGCTCTGTGCTCGAACATGGCCAAGGTCAACGAAACAAACCTCGCCCGCATGTTGCAGGAGCTTGATACCGCCCTGCCGGTTCGGGTCGAGGAACACATAGCCCGGCCCGCCCGCATCGCCCTGGAGCGCATGCTGACCGCCTGCAGTTAG
- the nadC gene encoding carboxylating nicotinate-nucleotide diphosphorylase — protein sequence MFSLYFNDDRLALLHRLVDLALEEDGRDLTSEALFPPASQLEASIVAKEETLVAGLPLIDIVFERMRGPRPLVTLLASDADAVTRGQEVARIRGSAPILLKAERVIMNFICHLSGVANATRRFVQAVEGTGVRVLDTRKTTPGQRYLEKYAVRMGGGHNHRANLEEMLMLKDNHIDQAGSITAAVCALRNAYDICPPLEVECRTLEDVREAVSLSPQRIMLDNMPVGTAAEALRLIPPHIESEISGNVTLTTIRALAELRPTFISTGAITHSATVADFSMRLTQSSRENA from the coding sequence ATGTTTTCTCTCTATTTCAACGACGACCGACTGGCCCTGCTGCACCGCCTCGTGGACCTCGCCCTGGAGGAAGACGGACGTGATCTGACCTCCGAAGCCCTGTTCCCGCCCGCTTCGCAACTGGAAGCGTCCATCGTGGCCAAGGAAGAAACCCTGGTCGCGGGCTTGCCGCTCATCGACATCGTCTTTGAACGCATGCGCGGCCCAAGGCCCCTCGTGACCCTGCTCGCATCGGACGCGGACGCGGTCACGCGCGGCCAGGAGGTTGCCCGCATCCGGGGTTCGGCACCCATCTTGCTCAAGGCTGAGCGGGTCATCATGAATTTCATCTGCCACCTCTCCGGCGTGGCCAACGCGACCAGGCGTTTCGTGCAGGCGGTGGAGGGAACCGGAGTGCGGGTGCTGGACACCCGTAAGACCACTCCCGGCCAGCGCTATCTGGAAAAATACGCGGTGCGCATGGGAGGGGGACACAACCACAGAGCCAACCTTGAGGAAATGCTCATGCTCAAGGACAATCACATCGATCAGGCGGGCTCCATCACCGCCGCCGTGTGCGCGCTCAGAAACGCCTACGACATCTGCCCGCCCCTGGAAGTGGAATGCCGCACGCTCGAAGACGTGCGCGAGGCCGTGAGTCTCTCGCCCCAGCGCATCATGCTTGACAACATGCCCGTCGGGACTGCGGCCGAGGCCTTGCGGCTCATCCCGCCTCACATCGAATCGGAGATCAGCGGCAATGTCACCCTGACGACCATCCGCGCCTTGGCCGAATTGCGGCCGACGTTCATCTCAACCGGCGCCATCACCCACTCCGCCACCGTCGCGGACTTCTCCATGCGCCTGACACAAAGTTCCCGGGAGAATGCATGA
- a CDS encoding tetratricopeptide repeat protein — translation MTCIEPLLAKVTKQASPRLLSNGFVCWLVHSQPLPISFLQTLTDIGGWSLAEESSQTLWFFPSSEVMLGLARLYNWARLHPMATSVTVFEGSLIVDDKLGQSLKVKSELHSLCVELPKRLVVRVSARMRELGRTLTGLSFKQVQNPDGLLGDWFELEGSEQVSVSYKLNWLWVIRPQGTRQDKTFTKGWRAYYDRLEAIFQQYKVSYLLAEDLNLVLRVTSPRVMGALTSELLGMIDDKENPAWPCKYMAVEMGDQPFTPDFASKVRYVVDSLESNALHLPLATIFQIADSRIAPVDSRASMDNSKLSDLFQVRFHSSKSGRRRGSLNVFLPTSLISGGESPCFYCGLRSHQPRKCPTRMLQSGNVQVTDMIRFARMDLDTLPGILAGIEKQVAPDVIRGLNALLGEKSDPGMVVRSMFEVNMICQLRMMASVWRAKGKEWPRGIEDQRPQSEAQLWEALEALRTGSRERAMEKVDHVVLGSPKNYQPRVLLGFMAMERDEFKRAIGFWEEAESLAYTSLQRSYIQLLQGRLREITGDYPEAIRLYGRALAESPRFSPARYRQAVCLIKSGYLNEAQALIRELIKDNPDYFSTVLLDTELEGGRSHLLSDLWEIWEDARARSSEVIGVVEHLPDLLAKWLPSDHDAYNMFHVRIEDLNSYAGVNNYASMAKLLRGTIAIRADIQTRVKKDIKELANRRSVIRERLKKIQREASWFPFPSMLGSFTKLFNACGEGVSLIGHLDLYVPDKFRQGHEAMRQAEQNLDKLEKKLLFLQGVRNGILFLLLSGKYLLIFEIIALLLAGGVSLGLYYLAPDQVILGRNLRQERWLILNITLIFFSFLAFVATAIKAASNFETYKNEILDKGD, via the coding sequence ATGACCTGCATCGAGCCGCTCCTGGCGAAGGTGACCAAACAAGCCTCACCCAGGTTGCTGAGTAACGGTTTCGTCTGCTGGCTGGTGCACTCGCAGCCTCTGCCGATAAGTTTTCTTCAGACCCTGACTGATATCGGCGGCTGGTCCCTGGCGGAGGAATCATCGCAGACCCTGTGGTTTTTTCCTTCTTCCGAAGTCATGCTCGGGCTGGCCAGACTCTACAACTGGGCCAGGCTTCATCCCATGGCCACGAGCGTGACCGTCTTCGAGGGCAGCCTCATTGTCGATGATAAGCTTGGGCAATCACTCAAGGTCAAGTCCGAACTGCACTCCCTCTGCGTCGAACTTCCCAAGAGGCTCGTTGTCCGCGTCAGCGCGCGCATGCGGGAACTCGGACGAACCCTGACGGGTCTCTCCTTCAAGCAAGTGCAGAATCCGGACGGTCTCCTGGGGGACTGGTTCGAGCTTGAAGGCAGCGAGCAGGTCAGCGTATCCTACAAGTTGAACTGGCTTTGGGTCATCCGCCCTCAAGGCACCCGGCAGGACAAGACCTTCACCAAGGGCTGGCGAGCCTACTACGACCGACTGGAAGCGATCTTCCAGCAGTACAAGGTCTCCTACCTGCTGGCGGAGGATCTGAATCTGGTTCTGCGAGTGACTTCGCCGCGCGTCATGGGCGCTCTGACCTCGGAACTGCTGGGCATGATCGACGACAAGGAGAATCCGGCCTGGCCCTGCAAATACATGGCCGTCGAGATGGGCGACCAGCCCTTCACGCCTGACTTTGCGAGCAAGGTCCGCTATGTCGTGGATTCCCTTGAATCCAATGCCCTGCATCTGCCCCTGGCCACGATTTTCCAGATAGCCGACTCCAGGATCGCGCCGGTGGATTCGCGCGCTTCCATGGACAATTCCAAGCTGTCCGACCTGTTTCAGGTTCGTTTTCATTCCAGCAAGAGCGGGCGGCGGCGCGGCAGCCTGAATGTTTTTCTGCCGACGAGCCTGATTTCCGGTGGCGAGAGCCCCTGTTTCTATTGCGGACTGCGTTCGCACCAGCCGCGAAAATGTCCCACGAGGATGCTGCAATCCGGAAACGTGCAGGTCACGGACATGATTCGTTTTGCCCGCATGGATCTTGACACTCTGCCCGGAATCCTGGCCGGGATTGAAAAGCAGGTCGCCCCCGACGTCATCCGTGGTCTGAACGCGTTGCTGGGGGAAAAGAGCGACCCGGGGATGGTCGTACGGTCCATGTTCGAGGTCAACATGATCTGCCAGCTGCGCATGATGGCTTCCGTCTGGCGCGCCAAGGGCAAGGAATGGCCGCGCGGGATAGAAGACCAGCGGCCCCAAAGCGAGGCGCAACTCTGGGAGGCCTTGGAGGCTCTGCGCACGGGGAGCCGGGAACGGGCCATGGAGAAGGTCGATCATGTCGTGCTCGGTTCGCCCAAGAATTATCAGCCACGGGTGCTTCTTGGTTTCATGGCCATGGAGCGTGATGAATTCAAGCGCGCCATCGGCTTCTGGGAGGAGGCCGAGAGCCTGGCCTATACCAGTCTCCAGCGCTCATACATCCAGCTTCTTCAGGGTCGCCTGCGGGAGATCACAGGCGACTATCCCGAAGCCATCCGTCTTTACGGCCGGGCGCTTGCGGAATCCCCTCGATTCAGTCCGGCCCGTTACAGACAGGCCGTCTGTCTGATCAAGTCGGGATATCTCAACGAAGCCCAGGCGCTCATCCGTGAGCTGATCAAGGACAATCCCGACTACTTCAGCACCGTGCTGCTCGATACCGAGCTGGAGGGCGGGCGTTCCCATCTCTTGAGCGACCTGTGGGAGATCTGGGAAGATGCACGGGCCCGCTCCAGCGAGGTCATCGGCGTGGTGGAGCATCTGCCGGATCTGCTGGCCAAGTGGTTGCCCTCCGATCACGATGCCTACAACATGTTCCATGTGCGCATCGAGGATTTGAACAGTTACGCAGGGGTCAACAACTACGCCTCCATGGCCAAGCTGCTGCGCGGCACCATCGCCATCCGGGCGGACATCCAGACCCGGGTCAAGAAGGACATCAAGGAGCTCGCCAACCGCCGTTCGGTCATCCGCGAGCGGCTCAAGAAGATTCAGCGCGAGGCGTCCTGGTTTCCCTTTCCGTCGATGCTCGGGTCTTTCACCAAGCTCTTCAATGCATGCGGCGAGGGAGTGAGTCTCATCGGCCATCTTGACCTCTACGTTCCCGACAAATTCCGGCAGGGGCACGAGGCCATGCGCCAGGCCGAACAGAATCTGGACAAGCTCGAAAAGAAGCTGCTCTTCCTGCAAGGCGTGCGAAACGGTATCCTTTTTCTGCTGCTGTCCGGCAAGTATCTGCTCATCTTCGAGATCATCGCCTTGCTTCTGGCCGGAGGCGTGTCCCTGGGACTTTACTACCTGGCTCCGGATCAGGTCATCCTGGGGCGGAACCTGCGCCAGGAGCGATGGCTGATCCTCAACATCACGCTCATCTTTTTTTCCTTTCTCGCTTTCGTCGCCACAGCCATCAAGGCCGCGTCGAACTTCGAGACCTACAAGAACGAAATTCTGGACAAGGGGGACTGA